The following proteins come from a genomic window of Miscanthus floridulus cultivar M001 chromosome 2, ASM1932011v1, whole genome shotgun sequence:
- the LOC136539237 gene encoding protein NRT1/ PTR FAMILY 8.3-like isoform X1 — MPSCSASRPNGRHMAEGEEQWRRPCTSQCTGDSVAFLVSGGSEDMPSTGAPFSASSPPQVIANKADSVQAAAHSSAFTASRPEYELCTSNGSVDIKGNPASKKHTGKWRACYSILGGEFCGSLAYYGVGTNLVSYLTKVRKQSSVTAASNIASWQGTCYLTPLLGAFLADSYWGRHRTSVISLTIFTIGMVLLTLAAVIPASIHTLDIAPQDALPSLGLFLTALGLGGIWPCVPTFGADQFDDTDGTEKMQKGLYYNWYYLAVNGGFFFASTLLVYVQDSWGWGWGFGIPTLFSVIGIAGFLACMKLYRYQKPAGSALTRICQVVVAAVRKVHVDVPNDSSLLYELPGKEAAIVGSRKLMHTEGLRFFDRAATISSPDETSSADVPSPWKLCTVTQVEELKILARMLPVLLAGIIFNMAEAFFPLFIEQGEVMDNYIYGFSIPPASLTTFNCLCILILAPCYNKVIMPMLSMITGMKRGLSELQRIGVGLVFPMLSLVSAALVEMVRLRIVDQRGLVHRNAAAPMNILWQAPQYFFVGVAKVFTVVGFIEFAYEQSPDAMRSLCQACSLIMITLGSYLVSMMLKFVDSATVGRGRHGWIPDNLNEGHLDHLFWLMAGLQLLNLLTFA; from the exons ATGCCTTCGTGCTCAGCGTCGCGGCCGAACGGACGGCACATGGCAGAGGGAGAGGAGCAATGGCGCCGGCCTTGCACAAGCCAATGTACCGGCGACTCCGTAGCTTTCTTGGTGTCAGGCGGTAGCGAGGACATGCCGTCGACCGGAGCACCATTCTCTGCCAGCTCGCCGCCGCAAGTGATCGCCAACAAAGCCGACAGTGTGCAGGCTGCAGCCCACTCCAGTGCTTTCACCGCTAGCCGTCCG GAATATGAACTATGTACCAGCAATGGCTCTGTTGATATCAAAGGCAATCCAGCATCGAAAAAGCATACTGGGAAATGGAGAGCCTGCTACTCAATTCTTG GTGGTGAATTTTGTGGTTCTTTGGCGTACTATGGTGTTGGGACCAACCTGGTCAGTTACCTAACAAAGGTGCGGAAGCAGAGCAGTGTCACTGCGGCGAGCAATATAGCTTCATGGCAGGGAACCTGCTACCTGACTCCCCTTCTCGGAGCATTCTTGGCAGATTCATATTGGGGAAGACACCGCACAAGCGTTATTTCCCTGACCATCTTTACCATT GGAATGGTTCTATTGACACTTGCAGCAGTAATTCCAGCAAGCATTCATACATTGGACATCGCTCCTCAGGATGCCCTGCCTTCTCTTGGCCTTTTCTTGACTGCCCTAGGCTTAGGTGGCATCTGGCCATGTGTCCCCACATTTGGGGCCGATCAATTCGATGACACTGATGGAACAGAGAAGATGCAGAAGGGGCTCTACTACAACTGGTACTACCTCGCTGTCAATGGCGGCTTCTTCTTTGCGAGCACACTCCTCGTGTATGTTCAGGACAgctggggatggggatggggattcGGGATCCCTACACTGTTTTCAGTGATTGGAATAGCCGGATTTCTTGCCTGTATGAAGCTTTACAGGTACCAGAAACCAGCAGGAAGCGCACTCACTAGGATTTGCCAGGTTGTGGTTGCAGCTGTTCGGAAGGTCCATGTGGATGTGCCAAATGACAGCTCTCTTCTTTATGAATTGCCAGGCAAGGAGGCAGCAATTGTAGGAAGCAGGAAGCTGATGCATACCGAAGGACTAAG GTTCTTTGATCGAGCTGCCACCATTTCCTCCCCTGACGAAACATCGTCTGCTGATGTGCCTAGTCCATGGAAGCTTTGTACGGTGACACAGGTGGAGGAGCTGAAGATCTTGGCAAGAATGTTGCCTGTCCTACTAGCTGGCATAATTTTCAACATGGCTGAAGCTTTCTTCCCGCTCTTCATCGAACAAGGAGAGGTCATGGACAACTACATATATGGCTTTTCAATACCTCCAGCCTCTTTGACGACCTTCAACTGCCTCTGTATCCTCATCCTGGCCCCTTGTTACAACAAGGTTATCATGCCAATGCTGAGCATGATCACTGGCATGAAGAGAGGCTTGTCTGAACTTCAACGCATCGGTGTCGGTCTGGTTTTCCCTATGCTTTCTTTGGTTTCAGCTGCGCTGGTCGAGATGGTGCGCCTTAGAATAGTGGACCAAAGAGGCCTAGTGCACCGTAACGCTGCAGCCCCAATGAATATCCTGTGGCAGGCACCACAGTACTTCTTCGTTGGTGTAGCAAAAGTATTCACCGTTGTTGGTTTCATCGAATTTGCATACGAGCAGTCGCCTGATGCCATGAGGAGTCTGTGTCAGGCTTGCTCTCTGATCATGATCACCCTTGGAAGCTACCTTGTCTCTATGATGTTAAAGTTCGTGGATTCAGCAACAGTGGGAAGAGGGCGACATGGCTGGATCCCTGATAATCTCAATGAAGGTCATCTTGATCATTTATTCTGGTTGATGGCAGGATTGCAGCTTCTGAACCTTCTCACATTTGCATAG
- the LOC136539237 gene encoding protein NRT1/ PTR FAMILY 8.3-like isoform X2 produces the protein MPSTGAPFSASSPPQVIANKADSVQAAAHSSAFTASRPEYELCTSNGSVDIKGNPASKKHTGKWRACYSILGGEFCGSLAYYGVGTNLVSYLTKVRKQSSVTAASNIASWQGTCYLTPLLGAFLADSYWGRHRTSVISLTIFTIVTHGMVLLTLAAVIPASIHTLDIAPQDALPSLGLFLTALGLGGIWPCVPTFGADQFDDTDGTEKMQKGLYYNWYYLAVNGGFFFASTLLVYVQDSWGWGWGFGIPTLFSVIGIAGFLACMKLYRYQKPAGSALTRICQVVVAAVRKVHVDVPNDSSLLYELPGKEAAIVGSRKLMHTEGLRFFDRAATISSPDETSSADVPSPWKLCTVTQVEELKILARMLPVLLAGIIFNMAEAFFPLFIEQGEVMDNYIYGFSIPPASLTTFNCLCILILAPCYNKVIMPMLSMITGMKRGLSELQRIGVGLVFPMLSLVSAALVEMVRLRIVDQRGLVHRNAAAPMNILWQAPQYFFVGVAKVFTVVGFIEFAYEQSPDAMRSLCQACSLIMITLGSYLVSMMLKFVDSATVGRGRHGWIPDNLNEGHLDHLFWLMAGLQLLNLLTFA, from the exons ATGCCGTCGACCGGAGCACCATTCTCTGCCAGCTCGCCGCCGCAAGTGATCGCCAACAAAGCCGACAGTGTGCAGGCTGCAGCCCACTCCAGTGCTTTCACCGCTAGCCGTCCG GAATATGAACTATGTACCAGCAATGGCTCTGTTGATATCAAAGGCAATCCAGCATCGAAAAAGCATACTGGGAAATGGAGAGCCTGCTACTCAATTCTTG GTGGTGAATTTTGTGGTTCTTTGGCGTACTATGGTGTTGGGACCAACCTGGTCAGTTACCTAACAAAGGTGCGGAAGCAGAGCAGTGTCACTGCGGCGAGCAATATAGCTTCATGGCAGGGAACCTGCTACCTGACTCCCCTTCTCGGAGCATTCTTGGCAGATTCATATTGGGGAAGACACCGCACAAGCGTTATTTCCCTGACCATCTTTACCATTGTAACTCAC GGAATGGTTCTATTGACACTTGCAGCAGTAATTCCAGCAAGCATTCATACATTGGACATCGCTCCTCAGGATGCCCTGCCTTCTCTTGGCCTTTTCTTGACTGCCCTAGGCTTAGGTGGCATCTGGCCATGTGTCCCCACATTTGGGGCCGATCAATTCGATGACACTGATGGAACAGAGAAGATGCAGAAGGGGCTCTACTACAACTGGTACTACCTCGCTGTCAATGGCGGCTTCTTCTTTGCGAGCACACTCCTCGTGTATGTTCAGGACAgctggggatggggatggggattcGGGATCCCTACACTGTTTTCAGTGATTGGAATAGCCGGATTTCTTGCCTGTATGAAGCTTTACAGGTACCAGAAACCAGCAGGAAGCGCACTCACTAGGATTTGCCAGGTTGTGGTTGCAGCTGTTCGGAAGGTCCATGTGGATGTGCCAAATGACAGCTCTCTTCTTTATGAATTGCCAGGCAAGGAGGCAGCAATTGTAGGAAGCAGGAAGCTGATGCATACCGAAGGACTAAG GTTCTTTGATCGAGCTGCCACCATTTCCTCCCCTGACGAAACATCGTCTGCTGATGTGCCTAGTCCATGGAAGCTTTGTACGGTGACACAGGTGGAGGAGCTGAAGATCTTGGCAAGAATGTTGCCTGTCCTACTAGCTGGCATAATTTTCAACATGGCTGAAGCTTTCTTCCCGCTCTTCATCGAACAAGGAGAGGTCATGGACAACTACATATATGGCTTTTCAATACCTCCAGCCTCTTTGACGACCTTCAACTGCCTCTGTATCCTCATCCTGGCCCCTTGTTACAACAAGGTTATCATGCCAATGCTGAGCATGATCACTGGCATGAAGAGAGGCTTGTCTGAACTTCAACGCATCGGTGTCGGTCTGGTTTTCCCTATGCTTTCTTTGGTTTCAGCTGCGCTGGTCGAGATGGTGCGCCTTAGAATAGTGGACCAAAGAGGCCTAGTGCACCGTAACGCTGCAGCCCCAATGAATATCCTGTGGCAGGCACCACAGTACTTCTTCGTTGGTGTAGCAAAAGTATTCACCGTTGTTGGTTTCATCGAATTTGCATACGAGCAGTCGCCTGATGCCATGAGGAGTCTGTGTCAGGCTTGCTCTCTGATCATGATCACCCTTGGAAGCTACCTTGTCTCTATGATGTTAAAGTTCGTGGATTCAGCAACAGTGGGAAGAGGGCGACATGGCTGGATCCCTGATAATCTCAATGAAGGTCATCTTGATCATTTATTCTGGTTGATGGCAGGATTGCAGCTTCTGAACCTTCTCACATTTGCATAG